One Nicotiana tomentosiformis chromosome 4, ASM39032v3, whole genome shotgun sequence genomic window carries:
- the LOC138909693 gene encoding uncharacterized protein, giving the protein MFQQRDGKTLHQAWERYKKLLKDCPHHCQTDEVLGHTFVDRLDETSKMNLDSAYGGSCMARLYSEIQLLLNNFTTNDHNWQGDGESRRAIKQKAAGVIELDDFSTMRANIAKLANQLNRMTMHQTQQMQHVQHMSTCCKLCGSSHKSHMCLTNPESIYYVGTQEKFNQPQKPPQQIEESTNDLLKKLLLDNQQLRTDFRNLERQMGQLVSNKNTRPAGALPSDTENNPQATHESKKDDTSSEPVNVARPPPPFPQRLEKKNDGCMFNKFLSMLSRVQLNIPLVDLLCEIPKYAKYIKDLVAYKRRLTEFETVAITEECTSRVQNKLTQKLKDPGGFTISVRISNIDAGHALYDFGGEHKSNALVLVQEIGSGSSKTNHCDVATSGQIHSLT; this is encoded by the exons atgttccaacaacgggatggcaaGACACTtcatcaagcttgggaaagatacaagaagctgcTCAAAGACTGCCCACATCactgtcaaactgatgaggtgtTGGGGCACACTTTTGTAGATAGGTTAGACgagacatcaaagatgaatcttgattcagcttatggaggtagttgcatggcgaggctGTATAGTGAAATCCAGCTCCTGCTAAACAACTTCACTACTAAtgatcataattggcaaggagatggggaatcacgaagagcaattaaacagaaaGCAGCCGGTgtaattgagcttgatgacttctcaacCATGAGAGCAAacatagcaaaattggcaaatcagttgaatagaatgacaatgcaccagacacaacagatgcaacatgtacaacatATGTCTACTTGTTGTAAATTATGTGGTAGCAGTCACAAGAGTCACATGTGCCTTACAAATCCTGAATCTATCTACTATGTGGG GACCCAAGAAAAATTTAATCAACCTCAAAAGCCACCCCAGCAAATAGAAGAGAGTACAAATGATTTGttgaagaagttgttgcttgaTAATCAACAACTCAGGActgatttcagaaatcttgagagacaAATGGGGCAGTTAGTGTCAAATAAAAATACTAGGCCTGCAGGTGCTCTTCCTAGTGATACAGAGAataaccctcaa GCAACACATGAGTCAAAGAAAGATGATACAAGTTCAGAGCCAGTGAATgttgcaaggccaccaccacctttcccccaaagattggagaagaagaatgatggctgcatgttcaacaaatttctctctatgttgagccgggttcaattgaatattccattgGTAGATCTACTTtgcgaaattccaaagtatgctaagtacataaaagatctAGTGGCTTACAAGAGGAGATTGACTGAATTCGAGACAGTCGCaattactgaggagtgcacttcgagggtccaaaacaagcttactcaaaagcttaaggatcctggcggCTTCACCATCTCTGTACGGATTAGTAATATCGATGCGGGTCATGCTCTTTATGATtttgggggcgagcataaatCTAATGCCCTTGTCCTTGTTCAAGAAATTGGGTCTGGAAGCTCCAAGACCAACCATTGTGATGTTGCAACTAGCGGACAGATCCATAGCCTaacctga